The window tccctcaacacaacatccagcctttccttgaacacccccagggtcggtgactccaccacctccctgggcatccattccagtgcttgaccaccctttctgaacacttatacttcctgatgtccagcctgaatcttccctgccgcagcttgaaaccattccctctgctcctatcactaatgacacgagagaagaggccgacccccagctcactacaacctcccttcaggcagccatagagagcaatgaggtcccccctgagctcctcttctccaggctgaacattcccagctccttcagcctctcctcagcagccctgtgttccagacccctcaccagctttgttgccctcctttgaacacgttccagggcctcgatgtctttcttgcagtgaggggcccaaaactggacacagcactcgaggtgcggcctcaccagtgctgagcacagggcacaatcacctctctgctcctgctggctgcactgtttctgatgcaagccaggatgccattggccttcttggcctcctgggcacactgctggctcctgttcagccgagcatccatcaatacccccaggtccatttcctctacaccatcctccagccacaccgcctCAAGCCtgcagcgtcgcctggggttgttgtggccgaagtgcaggacccggcatttggccttgttgaaactcatcccattggcttcagcccagctctccagcctgtccagatccctctgcaaggcctcgctacccccaggcagatccacacttccagccaatttggtgtcatctgcaaatttactgcaggtgcactcgatgccctcatctaggtcaCCAGtcaagatattgaagaggacaggccccagcaccgacccctggggaacaccactcacgaccggtcgccagctggatttcactccattcaccaccactctctgagctcggccctccagccagctcctcacccagccgAGAGTgcacccatccaagcctcgggctgccagcttctgcaggagaatgctgtgggagacagtgtcaaaggctttgctgaagtgtaggtagaccacatcaacagcctttccctcatccaccagatgggtcactagatcatagaaggagatcaggttggtcaaacaggacctgcccttcacgaacccatgctggctaggcctgatcccccgctcATCCCGCACGTGCCGtgtgatctgctccataaccttccctggcaccgaggtcgggctaacaggcctgtagttccccggatcctccttacgacctttcttgtaaatggagtcacattggcaaggctccagtcttctgggacctcaccagcGCACAAGGAGCACTGActgatgatggaaagcggctcggctgtcacctccgccagttccctcagcactctcgggtggatctcatctggccccatcgacttgtggcAGGCCagttggagcagtaggtctctgactgtttctttcagaatcacagggggaTTAGTGTGGTCCCCAGCcaagattaccaggtcagagagaggagtatcctgaggataactggtctgacttttaaagacagacgtaaagaaggcattcagaacctctgccttttccttatcctcagtggtcacattcccagcctcatccagcaaagagtggatgaTATCTGGACCCTCTAGCCACACATCCCTCCATAGCCCACCTTATACACCCATTCAGCCCCCCATAGCCCCTCCCAAACCCCCCCCGTGCTCCCCATAGCACTGTTTCCCCATAACATCCTCACAGCCCTCTattgccccaaatcccccatatACCCCAATTCCCCACCACAGCCCACGATATATCCATACACCTCCCTATACCTCACAGCTTTCTGTAGCCCCCACTCCCCCATATCCCTCCCCAGCTCTCCACAgctccctctcccccctctaTTTCCCCATTATCCCCCTATATCTCTCCCATAGCTCCCTATAGCCTCATATCCACCCCATATTCACAGCCCGTCCCGTATTTATCCCACTTCCCCACATCCCATCCTGTCTGCATCCGCATCCCAGTCCCACTCCCAGCCCCTCACCCCGCATGAAGCCAGGTTACGGCTGCCCAGGTGTCCCCTGTCCCGGTGCCGCTCACCGTTCCCCCAGCTCCGGCGCCTCTGTCCTCAGCACCGCGGCGCTCGTGCCGCGGTTCCATCTCGGTGCTTCCGGACAGCTCCGGCGGACAGCAGCGGTGCCGCGCGCGGCGACCCGGGCTGCGGGAGTAGCAGCACCTGAGGGGAAAGCGGGGCGGCTCCGACCCGGCTGCTAACGGCCGTTCCCGCGCGCCGCGCCTCAGCCAATGGGAGCCGGCGGCGCTGCCACTGACCAATGGGAGCCCGGAGGCAGGACAGAGCTGCACCGGACCAATGAGAGCCCGGGGGCGGGGAGGTGCGGGGCCGTTGATAGGAGGAGCACTGGCATGGGGCGGGGCGGTGATGGGGGCGGGACTTCAGGGTGCGCCCTATTGCTATAGGGGGTGGGAGATGGGATTGGGATTGACAGgtgggagatggggatgggatgtgggATTAGGATGTGAAATTTAGGATTGGGATGTGGGATATGGGATGGTTATGGAATGGGAGATCGGTAATTGGAATATATATGGGATGGGCCCTGGGTATGGGATTAGGttgggatggatgtgggatcaACAGGGGAAGAGTGTGGGATGGACTGGGGAAGAATATGGGGCCGGGGTGATAATGGGATGGATAAGTGTACGGGGACTGCTGAaccacagcctgaacctctgaccGGTCACCTGAGGCCAGccctgagtcagccatgggagcacaggtgaaggcaattcacctgcgCTGCCGGGAgtggtggagcctggctgcacccctccgagacccatttaagagctgactgccagggGAGAAGGATCCGTTCTGGTGATCCGCTCCACTGGAGTTTACCACATGAGCCTAAGGTAGGGTGagtgtctttcttttctgttctagtATAACTGCATAAGCCGAGCTCTCGGGTATACTGTgtcatctgtatattcattgattgtatgATAATGTATGGAATGGATGTGGGGATATGGATTTAGGATGGATATGGGGTAGAAGATGGGGATAGGATGTGGGGGTATAGATATGGGATGGAATCAAGAtggttatggggtggatatgATGGATATGGGATGGGATTGCTATGAGATGGGGTTGTAGTGGTTATAGGGCCATAGGGGCTATGGGGCCAGAATGCTGTAGTGACATCTGTCTGCAAAGTTCCCCCTGCAGTGTGAGATGTGGAAAAGGCATCTCCTCCTCGGGATGGGACTGCCCCAAAGAAGCCGTTGGGGGGGCTGCAGCCGTACGTCTCAGTTtggagagctgggagctggctaAAGGGGCAAGAAGGACATGAATGCTTCTGTAGGGAAATAACTGTCACAAGGTTTGGTGGGCAGGAAGCTTCTGTTTCTCTAAGCAGACGAGAAGAGAACAAACCAATCCCACTGAGACTGGGGAAGGGACTGGAGCTTggctgctgtggtgctgtggggCAATGAACCAGGAATGGAGCTGGGATGGACTTGCTGTTGATGGCTGTTGTGGCCCAAGTGCAGAACCTGGCCTTTGGtcctgttgaacctcatcccgttggctcagcccagccatccagcctgtccagatccctctgcagggcctcgcTGCCCCCGGGCAGATCCACGCTTCCAGGCAACTTGGTGTCACTGGAACTCTTTAAGCGGATTTTGCAGCTGTTCCATTTTCAACGATAACAGCAGCTCAGTGGATTACACCCATTGATCTCTTCCTGTAAATCCTGTATTTTATGCTTTGGTTTTCCCCTCTCCTGGCAGGCAGGTTTCAGACAAACTTCCATCCAACATTTGGCGGATTAGACCTCTATCTTTTCCATCCTGTTGAACCTCCAGCATCAGCCACCTGCTTTTCTACCTCTTCCTGCTTATGCCAGTAGTCCTAAGCTAAAACCTCAGGGAACACAGGCTTTCTTTGGACATCACATTTTTGTAAGCATTGGGCGACTTTGCTCATCATCCTGCCACCCTGCTAGTTTGGCATGGCAGGAAATGGCAAATCTATTTTGCTCAGTTCTGTTTAGCAGCAGTTTAAGAAATAGGTGAAAAATTAAGCAGGGACCTGATGACAGATTTGCAGATGACAAGATTCACACTCGCTCACTGACGGGACATCCTGTAACAAACCATGAGAGTGCAGATACTCTCACGtgtgaacacacacacaaacacgcAAAACAAGTGTGGACAAGTGAACTATCTCAGCACCTACTGCTGTGAAACGGATGTGTGTTGTTAAAACAgataaggaaggaaggaggtggATGGAAGAAGAGCATGCTGGCTTCTGCTTACAATTTGCCTCCTCCTGTTTACAGCAAATACAAGAAGCTGCCATTCCTCCTCAGGTCGTAATCCAGGCTGACTCCAGTGGGCTGACTTTGCCCTGGCCTCCATTGGCGGACAGCCTCGAGGATTTGGCAGTACCTGGGAGGCATCCCTACCCAGAGGAGATGCCCATCACAACctctgccacctctctgggcaacccgtcCCGGTGCTCCCCCACCCTTACCATAACAAAGGCTTCCACATGCCTGCATGGCACTTCCCGAGTTCAAGTTCTAGGCCGCTGCTCGCTGTCCCACCGCTGCACACCACggagaagagcctggcttcatCCATGTTCCTCCCACCTGCCCTCAGGTATTGGTCAATGTTCACACTCGCTAAGAATCTCTAATTGCGGGGTCTGAGATGATGGAGATCTGCCAGGTGCTTTTCCATACTGGCTCCCTTGGATGGCCAAACCTGGTTCTTTCCCCCAGCTGCACAAACCTGAGCACTTGCTGAACTCACACATTCCAAACTACCCCCATGGGCCGTGATTTGTGTCCAGATGTACCAGGCTGCCAGGAGATGACTGACTCCAGGATTGGCCCCGGGCAATGGGACACGAGGCAGAAGGCAGGGACAATCAGGGCATCCCCTAACGCCCTTATTCACTGCCGTTTGCTACCCAGACGCAAGCAGGGGCGAAGTACAGAAGGAGAACCTTCACGTACTGGTCCTCCACCTTTTGTCCAAGTGCACCAAGCACTGGGAGGCCTGGCTGTAGGGGAGAACGTGGGGTGTGGGAGTTGCACCGCCACAGCTGATACAGGCACTCCAGCCTTTAGCTAAGGCCTGCCCCAGAAACCAGCACTCAGACTCCAAATGAGCCCAACGCTGAGTTTTAccaagcagagaaggaagaagcacGAAGTTTAAGCCTTGCACACGGACAAACTTCTGTGCCAGAAGTTCTTGGTTCTTTTCACAGTGGAGGGGGGCAGCCAGAGGCAGGGAGTGGATGCATGGCACCTTGACTCTGATcagcaaggaaagaaggagaaacagaatgcAAACACGGCCAACTTCTACCAGTTCAAGTCTGCTTCAAGACTCTTGCAAAATCTCAGCTAGAAAAAGTGTCACctcaacaaaaaagaaaaagaatagtgCTGCTTGTtagtttttaaaactatttttaatatacGATAAAACCACGCAGTCGCACTGTCAGTCATCTCAGATCGTCCCAGGAGGAGCTCATCCACATCCTGCTCACACTTCACTCGAACATCAAGTGGAGCAGGGGGTCGTCTTGCAGATGGAATGAGGCAAGAATTGCGACAGGATGTTGCTGCATTATGGACTCTTTGCATCGACTTAATCATCCGTTTCCAGCAGATCACAGAGCTCGGGAGGCATCGTTGTGTCCAGCTCATCATCTGAAACCTCTGTCACCAGACTGGAAGGGACCAGCCCTCTCGTGCCATCCGTCAGCTCTCCCAGAAACCAGCCGTCCTCATCCACATCTCCAAAGACATAAACGTGCTGCCCGGCGGTCAGAGGAAGCTCGCTTTCTGGGTCCTCATTGGGACCCTCAAAAGGATTGTAGCTATGGCGAGCTAAGAACCTTCGAACTATTGGTGATACTCGTCCTGGGGAACGGAGGGTGAAGGGCAAATGCTCTGCCGCTGATCCTCCGCTCTCACTTTCAGGGCCGTCCTCTGACGGGAAGCAGCACTCACCACTGTTCCCATGGACCTCTTTCATGGCTTGGAGTTCACACTCCAGGTCTTCCAGACGAGTCTGAACACCTCTGGCCTCTGGGATGGCAGAACAGAACGGACTGGAACTATTGCTGAGGTTCTTGTTGGCTTGGGCAAGGATCTCTCTCATTGCCTCTCCACTCTCCACTTCATCTCCAGCTGGAACTCCCTCCCAGCCGGTGTCAGGATGAGCTCGCTCTGTTGCTCTCTCTCCCCTCTTGCACACACTGAAAatgagtttcagaaagcactaCTCACTGACAAGAAATAAGGGCAAGCTTGGAAGACTTTGCGAATAAATCGTGACATCgtactgccagcagctgattcGGCTGCCCAGGATCCCGGCACCACAAATGCTTCATTGCCACATGCAGCAATGAAATGGTTGGGGGAAAAAGACAACTCACAGGCATGTGTTCCACGTCCGCGACGCAGGCCAGCACCAgcgcagacagcagcacagctgagagcagcaccaTCACTGCCACGTGGCGCTGCCGCACAGATCTGCCAACAGCAGCCTTTGTGCTTTTCCCTGCATTCAGCCCTGGAAGAAACGACAACGTCCCACCTTACCTTCACCTCATTGCCCTCGGGCCGCTTCGTTCCCAAAAGGACAAAGCTCACAGCCCTCTGGGAACTGGGAGCGGTGAGAGGTGAGCAGCATCACACAGGCCTTCTCTGGCACACGGCTGGAACAACTCTGCACACCCCACTGAGCTCAGCCATTTTCAGAGAGCCGCTCCTGGCCTCTTTTACAACACGTGCTCTGCGCTCACACGCTCGGGTTCGGCTGCTGACCTGATGTGCGAGAGCAGGCAGGAAGCGCCTGCTGGCACCCAGTGACTCTGGTGACACTGGACAGAAATCTCCTGGCATGCCAGTGGTTTGCGCTGCCTGTGTTCGTCCCTTTAGAAAGACATAGGACAGTCGGATGAGATGTGTTCTCACATCACACATCTGAGCTGACCCAACCCCGAGCTCAGGCCAAGTCTGCTGGCCTCCGCCCCCCAAATCCACCTGCgacctcctctgctgccacGGGCATTTGGGCACTCCCACGAATTGCAGGGTGCCTACCCTCTCACGCCTCCTGAGGAATCAACTCCCAAGCAAGGCCCTCACACgctgtgctgtgagcatcaCCAACCATCACATTCCACCATCACAGCCAGGCACCTTGCAGGCTGAAATTCAAGCTCCAACAGGAACACCTCCAGAATCGACATCTGCACATGGTTTCCAGCATTAGCAAAGGCAGCCATCCCTGCTCGGGATGCTCATCCTGCCTTGAACTAGcccagctgcagggaaggcttTGTATTAACAGAATTGCCGCACTTGACATTTGCTGCCATCTGGGTCTCcacaaagcagctctgacaAGTAATGGTCGTGCTGGGGGAGCAGCTGCCCCTGGGTCTCGGCTGGATGCAGAAGTGGCAGCAGACCATCTCTGGTGCTCCCCAGTGCCTGCAAGGCATCGCATGGAACACCACTGCAGCACGGCTCTGAGCAATGCCCTCCTGCTGTGCAGGCTGCACACGGACATCAGGCCTCAGCTTCCCGAGTCTCAGTGAAGAGACTGAAGTATACCCACCAGGAGCTGCCActtccatttccttcagcagctctctCGGATGGTAAGACCTCTGGGAGGACTTTCCTCTGTTGGATTCATCCTTTCCCCGTTCCAGACCTGCACGGAACACATGAAGTTAAATGCCATGAGCATGAGGTTTTGAAGACCATTGCTGAGTCAGCGCCATCGgtaaaacaaaccaccacccCTGGGCATCCACCTGGGCTCCAGCACAGGAACGAACCAGCGACTGAGCAAAGCCCTCCCTGGGGGCACTTATGCAAGCCATGAAAGCCATTCAGTCATGCTGAACAGCAGAGCGTACGGGGGAAGCAGTGCCATGAAGTGGCACCGAAGCGGGCAGTGAGAGCTCTCCAAGGAATTACAGAGTCGTGACTTACCCATGCCATCCGCCTGGGTTTCGGTCTTGGAACTCAGAGGGGAAGCTGGATCACCTCCTCCACTCACACCTGCAAACAAACGCAGCACAGAGCAACTCTAACTAAACATCCTCCCAGTCGGAATGACGCGGGATGCAATCAAAGCAGGGGATTCCTTCGTGACACTGCTCTCTCCCTTCCACACAGGAGCACCTCGGAAACAGTTCCCAGGTACGCGCAGGGGCACCGCGATCCTACAGAACTTACACCGCGTGGGGCTGCCCAGAGGAACGCCCTCCTGGAGCTCAGCCCTCAGCTCGACTGCATGGTGCCCGCTGGCTCTGCACAAGGCACCgggagcagctcagggctggagcGGCcagtgtataaccaagatgttataatcacaatacaattaTGTATAAGCAATAGatatcaaaatgttataatcgcaatataatcaagagagtaaggcaaagcaaacaacgataacaaaaagagaataagtggaagagcttacccttgggctgagctcaccacaagataccaaaagaggggatctccacaagagatccttcccctctggtagccagctcttaaataggtccaggaggggtgcagcctggctccaccccttccggcagcacaggtgaattgccttcacctgtgctcctctggctgactcaaggctcacctcaggtgattaatcagaggttcaggccgtgactcagcagttcccatacaggccAGCAACGACGGCTTTGCGAGGCAGCGCGCTGCACTCTGCACACAGCCTGACCCGAACCTTCCCTCCTCTTccacagaggaagcaggaagtcacatggaaagaaaattaaagcctGAGTGAAAACTAACTGCTCTCAGGGACTCAGCTGTGGGATCGCCCCGCATCTCAGGGACCGGATTGAAGCTGGGCTTTGGTCAGCTACTGCCTGGAGACATGGCTGGAATCCAGGACAGCTGAGAGACGTTCCCATGGCATGTGCCCACCTCTCTTCCTTACTGACCTGAGGTGATGGAAGGGGCTCAATTAATGGCATGGGGCAAAAGTTCCAAAGCTGCAGAGAGGCCCGGTGACCTGACGGCTGGTATTCCACAGCTTTCAAAACACTTTCCCCAGGCCACGGGAAACAATTCTCAGAgacctcacagcacagcattcaGCTCCTTCCAATTGTCTCACTGGGAGACCTCTGAGATACAGAGGCAAAGCCAACACGACGCCGAGAGCACAGAGCACCCAGGAAACAACAACACCCCATGCTTCCTGTGGAGAAGAACCCACTGGCCGGTGAAAAGCAGAACCCTTGCTGAACTATCAGCCACACATGAACAAATATCAAGGAAACGAAGCCTGGTGACTTACCTCCAGCATTCCCCTCAGGCTCATGGACAGGATTGCATTCTGATTCGCCAGCAGGGCCTGCAGGCACAAGTGTGATCAGACACAGGTGAGGAGAGCTTCCACTGCACATGGGGGCCTCCTTTGTAACCCTGGGAGACCTGTAAGGTCTGGCCGTGGGTCAGGGAATGGCACAGCCCAAATATGAAGCTCTGGGCTCTCTCAGCTGAAGAGGGGCAGTGGTGACCTTCCCACCGAAATGTGGCAGCTCTCCCAGCAAAGAAACACTCAAGGCTCATCTGTGCAAGCCCTTCAAGGCACAGACAGACTTGGAAGACCTTGCACCCGAGTAAACTACGAGGGCATGAGTGTTTCTGCCTTCAAGGAAACAGACACAACTTACCTCTGGGTTGTCCCTCAGGCACAGGCGTGAAATCTGGATCCAGGAGGTCATCATCTAGAATCAAGAACAGACAAGAGAAGGTCCCACTGCACGGCGTGATCTCCTACCCCCGCAGTAACTGGATGTGGGCTGTGGGACGGGCTGGGAGAAGGACTCGGGTCCCGATTTCCAAAgttgcagagcagccaggatgagctgcaggctggcaccTGGCAGGGCACACAAGACTCCCTCCAGGCCACGTGCCGCATCCCTCACGGACCGCACGGAAGAATATGCAGCCCCTCGGGGCTTTCTTACTGGGAGGGCTCTGATGCACACAAAGGAAGGCTGCACTGAAGCCCTGGAGGAAAGCACATCTGTCTCCTCCTCTGGGCTGTGGGCCGGGGCTCTGTGTTGGAAACTGGGAGTCATCTATGGGGAGTACCACAAGCCTGGGACAGAAAACGCTCACGCGTCTCCAGCACACATCTTCTGAGCTCTCCCCAGGATGCCTCCCTCCCAGGAtgaaggctgtgctccagccagcaagcagcagagccacGGCCCGACCTGGCGGCACGGCTGGAGCCAGGCCTGGGGAGCAGCGCTGCCACGGGCTCCTGCCCggctcctgcagtgcagcccGTCACCCCCTGCCCAAAGcccccagcccctgccctggAAGGCAGCCCAGGGAAGAGCGGCACAGGGCCGTGGGGACACAGCCCGACTTCTcgccccagtgctgctcaggtTTGGTCCCGTCTCTGCCCACCCACCTGCTCCCGGTGCTCGCCACGGAGCAGCGCAGGTCTCCATGAAGCACACGGCCatcaggaggaagaggaagacaaGGCGGGCAGGGGCCATGGCCCCCCACACTCGTACCATGCTTCTACCACCACCGCCACAGCCACAGTGAGTCGCACAGAGCGAAGCCTGCGGCACGGCGTCACAGCCAGGCATtgtgagctcagcacagcagaggggcaccGCGACCTCACAGCTCTGGGATGGCAGAGGCTCCCCGCGGGCTGCTCCGCTTGTGATGCACTGTGATTGTGGTGCACCAGGGACGCTGCTTACATCACAGGAACGCAGAACAGCGGAATGAGTTGGGCTGCAAGGGACAGAACTTAGAAGCTCAACCCCGATGCCCTGGGCAGGAATGCCACCCACTGGGGCATGctgcccagcctggccttgaacagctccagggatggagcaacCAGAGCTTCGCTCGGCAAACTTTTACAGTGACACCACGAGGGCGTTATTTCCAGTTCGGTGCCCCCGTGACACCGCGGGCCATTGAGAAAGAGATGCCGTACGGAAATGGGGTCTGGATCAAGGATGCTATTGCACAAGTTGTCCATGCACGTGCAATGGGTAAAGCCTCTCCAGCATGGAGAACGATGGCTGAAATATAAACACAGGGAGGCTGACCTTCCCACAAACCCACCAAGTCAAGCGCCGTGTGCTCTCCTTTTTGTTGGTAGATCTGCAGTTTCATCAgttttcctccagttttccaGGACCTTGGCTAAGGACATCCCCTTCCTACACCAGATCTATTTCCCATTTTTAGCGTGCTTCCAAGCCTGAATTTAGGAGTGGAAACTGAAGGCTCGCTGGTTAGCACCTCCCATCCccacagtcatagaatcatagaatcatagaatcaccaaggttggaaaagacctaaaagatcatccagtccaaccattcacctattcccaataaCTCCCActaaatagaatcatagaatcaccaatcAGTTCTTAGAAAGGGTaaataactgcaggacaaggggaaatggtgtTGAGGGAAgcaagatttagattggatgtcaagaggaagttctttacagagagagtggtgaggtgctggaacaggctgaccagagaggttgtggatgccccatccctggaggtgttcaaggccagactggatggggccctgggcagcctggtctagtatgaaatgtggaggttggtggccctgcatatggcaggggggttggagattcatgattcttgaggtcccttccaaccctggtcaATCTATGATTATATTGTTCTGTCATTAAGGACAAGGAAGTTGTTTCTGATTCTCTTCTGAATGTTTAATGGGACATGGTAAAATAGTTGTCGACTCTGCCATCATAATTTTCAGTGCGCCTGTGCTGTCCAGTAAATGATCTGTCAAAATGGCAATGGTTGGAGATAAGGAGTCAAATGAGGAGTATTTTGTCTCTGTGTTTCTATACAGTTTCTATATAGCAAATCATCTGAATTTTGGA is drawn from Lagopus muta isolate bLagMut1 chromosome 30, bLagMut1 primary, whole genome shotgun sequence and contains these coding sequences:
- the LOC125686032 gene encoding uncharacterized protein LOC125686032 codes for the protein MPGCDAVPQASLCATHCGCGGGGRSMVRVWGAMAPARLVFLFLLMAVCFMETCAAPWRAPGADDDLLDPDFTPVPEGQPRGPAGESECNPVHEPEGNAGGVSGGGDPASPLSSKTETQADGMGLERGKDESNRGKSSQRSYHPRELLKEMEVAAPGLNAGKSTKAAVGRSVRQRHVAVMVLLSAVLLSALVLACVADVEHMPCVQEGRESNRASSS